In the genome of Phycisphaerales bacterium, one region contains:
- a CDS encoding beta-lactamase family protein, whose amino-acid sequence MKTRTALAGVMVALLPVAATVPAGAQPIQGMPVPELAIFDQLMSNFMAANDIQAGLLGIMRNGVIVYQRGFGWQDQDNTVPLRHDALMRLASCSKPITAAAVQRLIASNAIAGTDNVFDLGQPGGGILPLPPIGPLADARYNQIQVLHLLVHTSGLPSNQPPDPTYQEVMIADDLGIASPPGRVNTMRWIMGNRALSSNPGVQRSYSNVGFLAAGLLVEQVTGQSHLDYVRQNVFGPAEWLPVTEVVRGRTFPVNRDPREPWYDDDTLVTNVFDPDGDPVRRPDGGWDHESRVGQGGFVASTTAMLHLAELYYISDQQNGNTTYGTLVNGNRQYRWHNGSMPGGTMSMLVQRPDGVNYLAVFNKNGTDVNSPDPSNPVSYHFAIQALMDAQINAGGFTWPTQGVDGQWVDFAGAFPGEGSFEIPFGAMSSALAASPPEATLNIKPGTTVWTGVLNQRVRLRAPLAGVVRIGQQ is encoded by the coding sequence ATGAAAACTCGAACCGCTCTGGCCGGTGTCATGGTCGCACTGCTGCCGGTTGCAGCCACTGTCCCGGCTGGCGCACAACCCATCCAGGGGATGCCGGTCCCCGAACTGGCGATCTTCGACCAGCTCATGTCCAACTTCATGGCCGCCAATGATATTCAGGCCGGTCTGCTGGGCATCATGCGGAACGGTGTCATTGTTTACCAGCGCGGCTTTGGATGGCAGGATCAGGACAACACAGTTCCATTGCGCCACGACGCCCTGATGCGGCTTGCGAGTTGCAGCAAACCGATTACAGCCGCAGCCGTTCAGCGGCTGATCGCTTCGAACGCGATTGCCGGCACGGACAATGTCTTCGACCTGGGTCAGCCGGGCGGTGGGATTCTGCCGTTGCCCCCTATTGGGCCGCTCGCGGATGCCCGCTACAACCAGATCCAGGTGCTGCACCTGCTCGTGCACACCAGCGGGCTACCGAGTAATCAGCCGCCGGATCCGACCTATCAGGAAGTCATGATTGCGGATGATCTGGGAATTGCGAGTCCACCCGGCCGGGTGAACACGATGCGCTGGATCATGGGCAACCGCGCCCTGAGCAGTAATCCGGGGGTGCAGCGCAGCTACTCGAATGTGGGCTTCCTCGCGGCGGGCCTGTTGGTGGAGCAGGTCACCGGCCAGAGCCATCTCGATTATGTCCGGCAGAATGTCTTTGGACCGGCCGAGTGGCTACCGGTGACCGAAGTGGTGCGTGGCCGCACATTTCCTGTGAACCGTGATCCACGTGAGCCGTGGTACGACGACGATACGCTGGTAACCAACGTGTTCGATCCGGACGGCGACCCGGTGCGGCGACCAGATGGTGGCTGGGATCACGAGTCCCGGGTCGGTCAGGGCGGCTTCGTAGCCAGCACGACCGCGATGCTGCACCTCGCCGAGCTGTACTACATCAGTGATCAACAAAACGGCAACACGACCTACGGCACGCTGGTGAACGGTAACCGCCAGTATCGCTGGCACAACGGGTCCATGCCCGGGGGAACGATGTCGATGCTCGTGCAGCGCCCGGACGGCGTGAACTACCTCGCGGTATTCAATAAGAACGGTACGGATGTGAATAGCCCTGATCCATCGAACCCCGTCAGCTATCACTTCGCGATCCAGGCGTTGATGGACGCGCAGATCAACGCCGGTGGCTTCACCTGGCCAACCCAGGGAGTCGATGGGCAGTGGGTCGATTTTGCTGGAGCGTTCCCGGGCGAGGGCTCGTTTGAAATCCCTTTTGGTGCAATGTCCTCCGCACTGGCCGCGAGTCCCCCCGAGGCCACGCTGAACATCAAGCCGGGTACGACAGTCTGGACCGGTGTGTTGAATCAGCGTGTGCGGCTGCGGGCGCCGCTTGCGGGGGTGGTTCGTATCGGGCAGCAGTAG